CAATAAAGTACAGCGATGGTTAGCCTGGGGCTTGCCTTTTCCGCTAATTGTGCTTAATGCTTGGGTTGCCCTTCAGGTATTTGAGTATTTTGAGCCACTAGTGACCGTAGTTGGCCTCGGTGTTTTGCTAGCTTTCGTCTTAAACTACCCCGTGCGTTTTTTGCATCAACGCGGCATGAAACGCAATCGAGCCGTTTTCTTAACGTTCTTCGTGGCGCTCCTTGTAGTGATTGGGGTGGGGGTGACGCTGATTCCCATTGTGCTAGAGCAACTGAGCGAAGTGATCAGAGTTTTGCCGAGTTGGATTAATTCAGGCAGTACTAAACTGGAGCGCTTGAACCAATGGCTAGAGACTCGCAATTTGCCCATCGACTTCAGTCATTTGGCCACTCAGTTGACCGATCGCTTCCCAGATGAGGTACAAGCCCTAGCCGAAGAATTGCTTACCTTAGCTTTGGACACCGTCAACAGCGTCTCCGACGTACTACTGACGGCTGTGCTGACGTTTTACTTATTGCTAGATGGCGATCGCCTCTGGAACGGTTTGTTTCGTCGCTTGCCGAGTCGGTTTGGGGTGCCCATTCAGCGATCGCTCCAACAAAACTTTCAAAACTATTTTCTCGGTCAGGTTACGCTTGCGGCCCTCGTCGGCACTGCTATGACTCTGGCTTTTTTAGCGCTGCGGCTGAAATTTGGCTTGCTATTCGGCCTTGGGATCGGCGTTATGACCTTGATTCCCTTTGGCGATGTCCTAAGTTTTGTGCTGGTGGGCCTCTTGGTGGCTTCGCATGATTTTTGGTTGGGTGCCAGAACGTTAGGAGTGGCTGTGGTGGTCGATCAAGTGATTGACCAAGCGATCGCGCCAAGATTAATCGGGAGCTTCACAGGTCTAAGCCCCATTTGGGTGATTGCTGTCTTGGTCATTGGCACGAAAGTTGGTGGCTTACTGGGTCTCCTGATTGCTGTCCCCATTGCCAGTTCGATCAAAAGTCTTTTAGATATTAGCTTCCAGCCTGTTCCAGAGGACAATGGCCGCGAACTGGAGCCGTCCAATTTCAATCCCATACAACTAACTCCTGCAGAATCAGAGCCTCGCTCGTAGGGGCGAAGCCCTCGGCGAGGTGCTTTGGAGGGTTACAAGGTCGCTTGTCTAAAAGCTTCGCCCTGATTCAATTCAATCGATCGCCTATGTTTTTGTTTCTGTCAAAGTTGCTGCCTTTATTCTTGTACCCGTTAGGGCTGAGTTGCTTGCTGTTGGTGGTGGCCTTGTTGACGTTTTGGAAGCGGCCTCGAATTGCGGCTGGTGCGATCGCTCTGGCCCTCACCGTCCTCCTGTTGGGAGGCAATGGTTGGGTTGCCAATCAGTTAGTGCGATCGCTGGAGTGGCAAAATTTACCAGCGGCAGAATTGCCTCAAGCAGATGCGATTGTGGTGCTAGGGGGTGCGACTAAGTCTGTTGCCAAACCCAGACCTGGCGTAGACTTGAGTGAAGCAGGCGATCGCGTGGTCTATGGGGCGCAACTGTATCGCGAGGGGAAAGCGCCACTTTTGATTCTGAGTGGCGGTCGGATTAACTGGCGGGGTGGGGGATCTCCGGAATCAGCGGATATGGCGGCATTAGTGAAGAGTTGGGGCGTCCCTGAGTCAGCGATTCTGCAAGACCCGCGATCGCTGAATACCTATGAGAATGCCGTTAATGTGAAGCAAATTCTAGAATCGCACCAGATTAAGCGAGTTTTGCTCGTCACTTCGGCCATGCACATGCCGCGATCGCGACTCATTTTCCAGCGCCAAGGCATTGAAGCAATTCCTGCACCCACTGACTTCTTGGTCACTGAGCTAGAAATACAAGAGCTACAGAGCAGCCCAGAAGCGCTCTTGCTCAATCTCATCCCTGATGCTGATCGGCTTCAACAATCTTCTCGCGTCCTGAAGGAGTATTTAGGATTAGCAATTTATCGGCTACGCGGTTGGCTGTAAGTGACAAATTAACTACCCTCTCCCATTAGTCCCTACAGTCACGACCACTTCTGAAGTAGAACTGAGGTCGGATACTACAGGACACATTACTTGCAGCCGCAGCGTATTGCGGAATTCAGGAGCGAGGTAGCGTTGCTGAATGGGTTGCCAACTTTGCCACAGTTGCAGTTTTCGTTGTTGAATTTGCTCATCCAAAGTGGGTAGCGCTGTGGCTAAGTCTGACTCTAACTCAGCACTCAAAAACTCGCTCAACACTGAATAATCTTGAATCTGCCCTAGCACTTCCTGAATATTCTTAAAGTCTTCGACTTGAGCGGCATAAGCAGGATCATAGAAGTCGGTGAAGAATTCGGTTTGATAGCGTACTCGCTTCAGCTGCTTACGCAGGTCATGCAGTTGCGTTTCTTGGTCTGCCAATAACGCTTGAATGACTTTGGTATCTAACTTTGATGAGGATTGATTTTGAGCTAGATTCGCTCCGACTAGCCAACCGGGATGCAGCAGCAGTTGACTGATTAGCGGCAGTAATAAATCAGGCAGCACTTTGAGAATAGGTTGCTCAGCGATCGCTTGATACTCGGGGTGTTTAACCCAACGGGAAAAGGCTTTCTTGAACTTTTGGTAGTGGCCGCGATGTAAGGTTTTTTCTAGTTCAGCGAAGTGGTGCGATCGCTGCTTTTGTAGTTTTCTAAAAACGGCATCTAACTCTTTTTGCTCTGCTTTTTTAAGTGAGGGATAGTAACGATTTTTTAACTCTGGTTGCAGAACATCTAAATCTCGTACTGCTCCTAATTTCTTGGCGATTTTACTAATTTGAGGAATATTAGCTGCCTTGGGTAAATCTAAGGCAGGGCCAAACACTTGTAGGGCAGTCCGGAGACGGCGCATGCCAACTCGCATTTGATGTAAATGCTCTGGTTCTGAGTCTTGCAGGACTGCTGCTTCGGGCTTTACAGATTTTTTGAAGTGCTGCTGAATGGCTTGATGAGCATATTCTCCCAAGGTCGCTGCTCTGACGGGTGTCTGGATTTTCATATCGCTTCGTTACAACTCAAAGAATTATCAGAATGGAAAATCTTATCGAAT
This DNA window, taken from Trichocoleus sp. FACHB-46, encodes the following:
- a CDS encoding AI-2E family transporter, whose translation is MTNSPNKVQRWLAWGLPFPLIVLNAWVALQVFEYFEPLVTVVGLGVLLAFVLNYPVRFLHQRGMKRNRAVFLTFFVALLVVIGVGVTLIPIVLEQLSEVIRVLPSWINSGSTKLERLNQWLETRNLPIDFSHLATQLTDRFPDEVQALAEELLTLALDTVNSVSDVLLTAVLTFYLLLDGDRLWNGLFRRLPSRFGVPIQRSLQQNFQNYFLGQVTLAALVGTAMTLAFLALRLKFGLLFGLGIGVMTLIPFGDVLSFVLVGLLVASHDFWLGARTLGVAVVVDQVIDQAIAPRLIGSFTGLSPIWVIAVLVIGTKVGGLLGLLIAVPIASSIKSLLDISFQPVPEDNGRELEPSNFNPIQLTPAESEPRS
- a CDS encoding YdcF family protein encodes the protein MSKSFALIQFNRSPMFLFLSKLLPLFLYPLGLSCLLLVVALLTFWKRPRIAAGAIALALTVLLLGGNGWVANQLVRSLEWQNLPAAELPQADAIVVLGGATKSVAKPRPGVDLSEAGDRVVYGAQLYREGKAPLLILSGGRINWRGGGSPESADMAALVKSWGVPESAILQDPRSLNTYENAVNVKQILESHQIKRVLLVTSAMHMPRSRLIFQRQGIEAIPAPTDFLVTELEIQELQSSPEALLLNLIPDADRLQQSSRVLKEYLGLAIYRLRGWL
- a CDS encoding CHAD domain-containing protein — translated: MKIQTPVRAATLGEYAHQAIQQHFKKSVKPEAAVLQDSEPEHLHQMRVGMRRLRTALQVFGPALDLPKAANIPQISKIAKKLGAVRDLDVLQPELKNRYYPSLKKAEQKELDAVFRKLQKQRSHHFAELEKTLHRGHYQKFKKAFSRWVKHPEYQAIAEQPILKVLPDLLLPLISQLLLHPGWLVGANLAQNQSSSKLDTKVIQALLADQETQLHDLRKQLKRVRYQTEFFTDFYDPAYAAQVEDFKNIQEVLGQIQDYSVLSEFLSAELESDLATALPTLDEQIQQRKLQLWQSWQPIQQRYLAPEFRNTLRLQVMCPVVSDLSSTSEVVVTVGTNGRG